From Aspergillus fumigatus Af293 chromosome 3, whole genome shotgun sequence, a single genomic window includes:
- a CDS encoding RMD1 family protein: MFARPYVCSICRRPTMAKILKQPQSHNLHASYPLGLPRRKDFFSSNAFLSQKQSRNGDLSQELSSETQKQRRRGARNPAAPTSLRRVAVEAQRSKDGILSKAQLKEQGIYQTKAVTAYAVAEQFDIRKVRDILQEKGFEPDPFQTGLFPQVVHIQVPIDSIRRVSNLTTTDLSSDEVGDVFVFPSGTVVAWSLPEGFTSFLATRTLLPAAEGAHIDNLETEDLEYIEDPQRENSSIKGDTIILGTKSGNDDPESKLGRQSVDTVLTKVAFSSGLARSTKLAVLETLLANYFESTRTIPTLLSQGSRLPFTRDFILRKTGQLLSVRAQLNLYSELTDSLPDLFWDSRHELGLEGYYEQVGRALDVGIRIKLLNEKMDYAQEIASVLRERLSETHGLRLEWIIILLIAVEVGFEVLRLWKERAHELEAKAELSSEPS, from the exons ATGTTCGCAAGGCCCTACGTCTGTTCGATATGCAGAAGGCCCACTATGGCTAAGATCTTGAAACAGCCGCAGAGCCATAATCTTCACGCGTCGTATCCCCTTGGTCTTCCTCGGCGCAAAGATTTCTTCTCGTCCAATGCCTTTCTCAGTCAGAAACAGTCTAGAAATGGTGATTTATCGCAGGAGTTGTCATCGGAGACGCAGAAGCAACGCAGGAGAGGTGCCAGAAACCCGGCCGCACCTACATCGTTACGGAGAGTGGCAGTGGAGGCACAAAGGTCGAAAGATGGGATCTTATCAAAGGCTCAACTGAAAGAGCAAGGAATCTACCAGACTAAG GCAGTAACAGCCTATGCTGTAGCAGAACAATTCGATATCCGCAAAGTCAGAGATATCCTCCAAGAGAAAGGTTTCGAGCCGGATCCGTTTCAAACAGGCCTGTTTCCTCAAGTCGTTCATATCCAAGTTCCCATAGATTCAATTCGACGCGTCAGTAATCTCACCACGACCGATCTGTCATCCGATGAAGTTGGCGATGTATTCGTTTTCCCTTCCGGCACTGTGGTGGCATGGTCTTTGCCCGAGGGCTTTACATCTTTTCTGGCAACTAGAACCCTTCTCCCGGCGGCGGAAGGCGCCCACATAGATAATCTGGAGACCGAGGATTTGGAATACATTGAGGACCCCCAACGGGAGAATAGCAGCATTAAAGGAGACACCATTATCCTTGGCACCAAGTCCGGTAATGACGACCCGGAATCGAAGCTCGGCCGGCAGTCCGTAGACACGGTCCTTACTAAGGTGGCATTTTCGTCAGGGTTGGCTCGAAGTACGAAACTGGCAGTGCTTGAGACTCTGTTGGCCAATTATTTCGAGTCAACCAGAACAATACCCACACTTCTATCACAAGGCTCTCGCTTACCCTTCACAAGAGATTTCATCCTTCGCAAGACCGGCCAACTGCTGAGTGTGCGAGCCCAATTGAATCTCTATTCGGAACTGACAGACTCATTGCCAGATTTATTCTGGGATAGCCGGCATGAGCTAGGTCTAGAGGGCTACTACGAACAGGTAGGAAGGGCACTGGACGTGGGTATTCGCATCAAACTCTTAAACGAGAAAATGGACTACGCACAGGAAATAGCAAGCGTGCTTCGAGAGAGACTGAGCGAGACACACGGCCTCCGGCTCGAATGGAttatcatcctcctcattgCCGTTGAGGTAGGATTTGAGGTTTTAAGGCTTTGGAAAGAACGCGCTCATGAGCTTGAAGCCAAAGCTGAATTAAGCTCTGAACCTTCGTGA